A window of Actinomycetota bacterium genomic DNA:
GCGACCGTCGTCCGCCAGGCGGACGGCAGCACGGGCAGGATCCCCAACGAGCGCGTCCGTCCGAGCTGGGAGGTCTACTTCTACGTCCGTGACGACAACGGCAACGAGTCGGTCGCGGGTCGGGACGGCCTCATCCGCCGGCTCAACAGCATCCGTGCCAACGACGGGTTGCCCGCCAACCCGCCCACCGGCCCCGAGCTCCAAGCGGGCGACTTCCTCGAGCTGTTCTTCAACGGGGTCACCCTCGACGACATCGGCCCTCCGCTGGGCGGCAACGGTGGCATCGTCATCCTCGCAGGTGACAAGCTCGTCAACCCGAAGTTCGGCAGCGCCGGGAGCGGCGGGTCGAGCGCCAACCAGTCCGGCAACCTGCTGAAGATCACGTTCGGGTCGAACACGACCGTCGGTGGCCAGCCGGTGCCGCAACCGGTGACGCCACCGACGAGCGTCCACGGCGGCGCCAACTGGTTCGGCGTGAACTGGCTCGTCGACATCAGCGCCGACGGCGACAACAGCGAGGAGTCGGGCCACGTCGTCCTGCTGCCACCCGAGGAGGAGGCGGTGAGCACCACCGGCACGTTCTGACGTGGCCGTCGGCACGACGCCGCGCACGCCTGGCGAACGGCCGGGCATGCGGGTGCCGGAGGCCGAGGGGTCGGAGGCGGTCCTATACTCCGCGGCGTGCGTGCGCTCCGTGACAAGCTGAGCGACCTGTGGCGGGCTCGGGAACTCCTGCGCCAGCTCGTCAACAAGGAACTCAAGGTCCGCTACAAGAACTCGGCCCTGGGGTTCCTGTGGTCGCTGTTGACCCCGGCCGCAATGACCGTGGTCTTCACGGTCGTGTTCCAGTTCGTGTTCCGACTCGGGATCCAGGACTTCGCGGCGTTCTTCCTCGCCGGGTACCTCGCGTGGATGTTCTTCTCCAACTCCGTGCAGGGCTCGATCCAGGCCATCGTCGGCAACGGCAACCTGATCAAGAAGGTGTACTTCCCCCGCGAGGTGCTGCCGCTGTCGATCGTGCTGGCACAGCTCATCCACCTCCTCCTCGCCCTGGTCGCGGTGAGCCCTTACTTCATCTGGACCCGAGGCTGGGGCATCCTCAGCCACCTCCCGGCGCTCGCCGTCGGCATCGTCCTGCTGACCATCTTCACCAGCGGCTTCTCGATGCTCCTCGCCGGGGCCAACGTGCAGTTCCGCGACCTGCAGGAGCTGATCGTCGTCGTCTTCCTCATCTGGTTCTACGCCACGCCGATCATCTACCCGGTCGCGCTCGTCGAGCAGCAGATCCAGCGGGGCGTGCAGGTCGCCGAGGTCTACGGCCACATCATCAGCCTGAACCCGATGACCTGGTTCGTGAAGCTGTTCCGCGACGCGATGTACGGGACGGTGGAGGTGGCCACTCAGGGGGTCGAACCGTTCACCGTCGCACCCTCGAGCTGGCCCAGCATCGAGCTCATCGGTGCGGTGACGCTCACGAGCCTCGTCGTGTTCACGCTCGGGTACCTCGCGTTCCACCGCTTCGCCCTGACCTTCGCGAAGGAGGTCTGAGGTGGTGTTCGACCAGCTCCGCGACCTGATGCGCCACGAGGACGAGGGACCGGCCATCGAGGTCGAGCACCTGACCGAGACGTTCCGGCTGTTCCACGAGCGGCCGCTGGGCATCAAGGAGCGCCTCTACCGGTTCCGCCGCTCCCACTACGAGGATTTCAACGCGCTCGAGGACGTCAGCTTCACGATCGAGCAGGGCGAGACCGTCGGGATCATCGGGCCGAACGGGTCAGGCAAGTCCACGCTGCTGAAGGTCCTCGCGCGGATCCTTCCGCCCGACGAGGGCCGCATCGAGATCAACGGCCGTGTGGCGACGCTGCTCGAACTGGGAGCGGGCTTCCACGGCGACCTGTCGGGGCGCGAGAACGTCTACCTCAACGGTGCCATCCTCGGTCTGACCCGAGCCGAGATCGACGAGCACTTCGACGCCATCATCGACTTCGCGGGGGTCCGGCCGTTCCTCGATACCCCGGTGCGCAACTACTCCTCCGGGATGTACGTGCGCCTCGGGTTCTCGATCGCGGTCCACGTCGACCCCGACATCCTGCTCGTGGACGAGGTGCTGTCGGTCGGCGACGTGCACTTCCAGACGAAGTCGATCGACCGCATGCGCGCGTTCCAGCGGAAGGGCAAGACGGTCGTGTTCGTCAGCCACAACCTCGACTCGATCGAGGAGCTGTGCGACCGGACCATCGTGCTCCACCACGGCAAGCTCGAGTTCGACGGACCCGCGCGCGAGGGGGTCCAGCTCTACGCCGGGCTCATGGCCACGGCGTCGCTGCCCGACGACCGGCCTCACTCCGGCAACCGCTTCGGCAGCGGCCAGGTCGAGGTCGCAGGCTCGAGCCTCCTCGACAGCTCCGGCGCTCCGGTCCACCGCATCATGCCGTCGACACCGCTCGTGCTGCGTGTGCGCGTCCGTGCCATCGAGGACGTCGAGGCGTG
This region includes:
- a CDS encoding ABC transporter ATP-binding protein encodes the protein MVFDQLRDLMRHEDEGPAIEVEHLTETFRLFHERPLGIKERLYRFRRSHYEDFNALEDVSFTIEQGETVGIIGPNGSGKSTLLKVLARILPPDEGRIEINGRVATLLELGAGFHGDLSGRENVYLNGAILGLTRAEIDEHFDAIIDFAGVRPFLDTPVRNYSSGMYVRLGFSIAVHVDPDILLVDEVLSVGDVHFQTKSIDRMRAFQRKGKTVVFVSHNLDSIEELCDRTIVLHHGKLEFDGPAREGVQLYAGLMATASLPDDRPHSGNRFGSGQVEVAGSSLLDSSGAPVHRIMPSTPLVLRVRVRAIEDVEACSVGAVFRTGDGKHVYEVHTTWQGLGVGPLTAGQTASVDIKFTAHVLAGHYTITPVTTDPTGRRVHDAHPEAIVFEVQPAAGGTGFADFQASTAVADGPAVDLDAMRADEIEADEDDEDGGEGGQPVVLAGA
- a CDS encoding ABC transporter permease; protein product: MRALRDKLSDLWRARELLRQLVNKELKVRYKNSALGFLWSLLTPAAMTVVFTVVFQFVFRLGIQDFAAFFLAGYLAWMFFSNSVQGSIQAIVGNGNLIKKVYFPREVLPLSIVLAQLIHLLLALVAVSPYFIWTRGWGILSHLPALAVGIVLLTIFTSGFSMLLAGANVQFRDLQELIVVVFLIWFYATPIIYPVALVEQQIQRGVQVAEVYGHIISLNPMTWFVKLFRDAMYGTVEVATQGVEPFTVAPSSWPSIELIGAVTLTSLVVFTLGYLAFHRFALTFAKEV